The sequence below is a genomic window from bacterium.
GCAGCGCCTCGTCCAGCGTCAGGATCTGCTCGGGATGCCAGCCGCCGGCGGGATCCCCGTCGGGCTCCTGACGCGTGATCGCCGCGTAGACGCCGGGCAGCGGGTTCCAGTCCTCCACCGGCGCGTCCGACCCCAGCGGCAGCCGCACGCCGTGGTCCAGGAAGGTGCGCCAGGCGTAGGCGC
It includes:
- a CDS encoding amidohydrolase family protein; the encoded protein is AYAWRTFLDHGVRLPLGSDAPVEDWNPLPGVYAAITRQEPDGDPAGGWHPEQILTLDEALRGFTAEAAFAVGREGDLGVLRPGLLFDCTVLDRDPRGGDPVRWLSAKPSALFVGGERVR